The DNA sequence GGAGGTGCAGGATGGATTCTCAATACCATGGGTCAGCCCGGTGCTGCTGGTTGTAGAGCTGTAGTTTGATTTGATCTTTGATCTGACTCACGAGGATCATGGACAGCAGGATTCCCACCAGCTGGGAAAGGTGAGAAGGAATTGGGTCCTCAGCAATGAGTGATGCCCTTGTTTTCTCTGACTCAATCTTCCCAGTGCAGTCGGCACCATCACATCTCCTACCCTTCAGTAACATTAGTGCCTGACACCCTAGCTGAGCCCCAGGTGCCCTCCCCAAAACAAAGGAGTCTTTACAGAATTGTGGGACCACAGTTTTACAGGGTAAGTTACCTGGGGGATGGCCAGGCCCAGTGCCACACCACCAAGTACGAAGAGGTTGCTGTGTATCCAGTTGACCAGTCTGTCAATACAGCCATTGGTGTAGATGACTTTACTAGCTTCCAAGTAGTCAAGGGCCTGCATACCTTGGCCACACATGGTGTTGATCACTGCCTGGGAAGAGAGTTGAAAAGCCAGGTGGGACTCCCATTCCAATAACTTTTTCTTAGGGGCCCTAGCTGATGGGCTTCCCACCCTTCCTAAACTCCTAAATTGTTAGAGAATATATGTGGAGGATGCTACGTTGGAAGTTGCTAAATGCAGACTTCCCTTCCTCTGAGACGTCTGAGTCCAGTTCTCCTTGCCTTAGAGACCTGTGCCTTCTGAAACCCCAAGTGGGCTACAGGAGTGCAAGATAACAGAGCCATCAGATTGGAGTGAAGAAAAACATCTGACAGCTGTTCTACAAAACTGACTGGCTAAACCAGGGGATGGAGATTCCCAATAGCAGCTGCCCTAATCAGAAAGTAACTCGGATCACTGCAGGAGGAAATGAGGCGGGATGTGTGCTCACCTGGTTGGGGGTAGGCAAGCAACAGGAGTAAGGCACAGAGCAGCGCTCACGGCTGGGGTTGTCTTCCGAACAGTTGAAGTACATGTTCAGGGACCAGTCCTTGTAGGAAATCCCTCCACAGCAGCCGAACTGCAACAAAGCCCACCACAGGGGTTAAAAttaccacccccatccccacactGAGGTGACAAGGGGAACTCTCAGAGCAACCAAAAGTCTATGGCAAGCTTGCATTTGTAAGTTCACGTTGTGTTGAAACACAACCTGGAACCTGGAGCTCAAGCTTCTTAGTGACCTTCCCCTGAAGAAGTTTTCTCTTCttaatttctatcattttatATGTCTTGTTATAACttgctgtatatattttttgtttcacaCACTCAactatgagctccttgagggcagttTCTGGTTCTGCAGTCCTGTATAGCATAGAGCTTCGCAAAAGTATATGTTCCAAAAATACTGGCTGAAATAAAGCATCAGTGGTACAAACATTTGCCTTAATATAGAGGAAGCACAGGAGGAGACTCTTCAATATTGTGGGCCATAATTACACCATGAAAGCAAACAGGATCCAAGTCAAGAGTGTTGCACCAAGCGAAGGGGAACTCAGCTCTGGTCTCAAAAGCACTTTTGTTTCAAATTTAAGTTCTgactcatagcagcattattcacaataggcaaaaggTAGAAGTGACCCAAGTGTGCATCAAAagataaatgaatcaacaaagtgcggtatatacatatgatggaatattattcagccttaaaaaggaaggagtttTGGCACAtcccacaacatggatgaatcctgaagacatgctaagtgaaacaagccagtcgcaaaaggacaaatacagtattcatagagacagaaagtcatAGAGCTAGaacatagaatggtggttgccaggagctagggggagggggaaaatggagagttagtgtttaatggggtacagagtttcagtgtgGGAAGAAAGTTTTGGAGATGGACGGTGATGagggttgtacaacaatgtgaatgtacttagtgctaCAGATCTGTACACTTtaagtacacttaaaaatggtgaatttGATATTATGTACATTttgccataatttaaaaaatctgactTTTGAATTGGTAATATTAAAAAATCTGCCCAGTTCCCCCTCCCACTATAAGTAACCACTTATAATGGTTTCCTTCATACCCTTCCAGATTCCTTTTGCAAACGTGAATACatattctttcctctctttttttacaCAATTGGTAGATTACTATATATACTGTTCTTTGCCCTTAAaagtacttttgtttgtttgtttttgtggtacgcgggcctctcactgttgtggtctctcccgttgcggagcacaggctccggacgtgcaggctcagcggccatggctcacgggcccagccgctccgcggcatgtgggatcttcccggaccggggcacgaacccgcgtcccctgcatcggcaggcggactcccaaccaccgcgccaccagggaagcccttaaaagtACTTTTAAAGCTACGTGTTTTCTTTTTGCCAGACCCCTTCCCAGAATCCATTACCCGGCAGGTGATGAGGGTGAGGTGTCTCTTGGGATGGCATTAACTTTTGCCCACAGCTTCCTGGACCACTAGATGACCCCCCTCTTAGCCCATACCTTCTTCTGGCCAAAATCAATGAGGTTCTGCAGGTCCAAGTCATCTCGGTAGTGCACAATGGCGTTATTGATGATCTCACTCACCTTCCCCCGCGCCTGCCAGAAACACGAGGGAATCAGAACACAGGACTAACCCCTAACCAGCTCCTCCCTGCAGAAATAGCAATAGACAGTGGTCATCCTTCTTTATTTAAGTCAGCCTTGAAATCAGAACCAAGTCCTAGTGATGGAAGATGGCCAATTCCGAAGCCTGTGCATCTCTGGGCCCTCAGGAACCTGTGGGCAAGAAAAATGCTGGTCCTGCTATTGCCTCTTCTCAGAGCCACATCTCAAGATAATCCAATATTTATCTATCTCTGAATATTATTACACAGAATACTTGTTGACTGATGCAAAGCAGCGAaactagtttgtgtgtgtgtgtgtgtgtgtgtgtgtgtgtgtgtgtgtgtgtgtgtgtgtgtgtgtgtgtgtgtgtgtgtgtgtgtgtgtgtgtgtgtgtccaggggcggggggggggcggtgtaAGTATTTAGGAGAAAAGGACTTACTGAGCTGAGGCACTGACCTCTAGTGGACATAAGAGAATTGCATCTCTTTAGACTCAAAACAGATCTGTATCGTATTAGGATTTTACTAAGCCCGAAGGACTAGGACATTCTGAATTAACTCAGTGGCTCTCAAATTCATAGTTCTACCATGGTCTCTTCCTTCCTGCTTCATTACTTTTCTCAAAGTTTCCTATCCATAGTCCTATACTCTGCCCCTGGTAATCATTTGCCCTTTGGGAAAGAAATTCTGTTCTTAATTAAAAGGGCTGTCACTGAATGGCAGACCACTCCCAGATATGGTAAGAGCTGTTCAAAGTGTTGTTTACTTCCCCCTTTTCTTACTTTCGTTTATCccaataaacaatttttaaaagaaacaaaaggctctTCACGTTGTCTGTGGTTCACTTGATAAGTGAATTTTACTCAATCATTTGCCATTAAAGTTTACAGACTATTTTAACTTTTGGTTCATAGAATTTACCTCCCTGTTGGCCTCTCAGACTGTCAGAGGAAAACACCTTACAATCTTGAAATCCTCTTTAAATATGGCAACTTTAAAGGCCATTCATTCATCCCTAAGGATAATCTTTCAGAGGCTGATGCTTCTCAGGGGAAGGACCACTGTGGTTAATTAGTCAGGCTAAGCACGGGCAGgaaccttcccttcctccctctggttCACAGCTGAGGAGGCCCCGTGACTCCCAGTGTTACCTTGTCTGAGAAGACGAAGCCCAGGACCCCGGCTGCCAGCTGTAGCAGGAACACGATGGTGAGACAGAGGGAGAACTGTGGGGAGCAGGCGGAAAAAGGAGGCAGTCTGTTACCATGCTAGGCAGTAGTTCTTCCCAGGACCACGGCGAGTACTGGGGGTCCACGGGGCACTTTCTCCTAGGTGTCCCACACACAGGAAAGGCAGCTGCCTCTGGGACGCTGTCCTGAGGGGGGGCTGAGCTCTACAGTGAGGAGTGGACAGCACAGACCTTGGGGGCATTGAGGGACAAAGGAACCTGAAAGGTTTCAGGAATGAGAGGCACGTGGAGGAGAGAGGCCAGGGCATTTCTGCGGGCGCCCCTGACCACTCACCGTCTGCAGGAGGCAGATGTTCTCCCGGAGAGAGCCGATGCAGCCGCAGAAGGTGAGCAGGAACATGAGGATGCCCACCACGATCAGCAGGATGGCCGGGTCCACGGCCAGGCAGGCCAGCGCTGCTTCTGGGGGAAGGGGCTGTCTCTCAGTCTGAGTCTGGTGCTGACGGAGGTGGGGGGGtaccagggagggggtggggtgcccCCAAAACTGCCCTCCTCCCCTGGTGGGGGAttctccagtgtggctggggGAAGGTTACAGGAAGCAGTACTGCCCTCCCATGGGGAGAAGACAAAGGGCCCAGAAGGGCTTGTGGCGTTTAATTTGAGAAACTAACAAAAAGTAAGAGCCTTTATTCACAGGCTTAAGAGAGGAGGGACCACTTTCGCTCCAGAAAAGAATTAGAATGGCATTAGGCTCATTGGCTTTGCAGATTCCGTTTCCTGGAGACTTTGTGCAGAGGAATAGGAATGGAGGTTGAGTTACTCCAGAACAGAGCGAAGGAAGGGCTACAGCCCCCGGTTACTCTTTGCACCCGGAAGCCTACCTTCTTCCTTAGACACCTCCTAAGCCTAAAATGCAGGCAGATCTCAGAAGACTCGTGGGAGCTCAGGGAAATCCAGGTGAACTGGCTTGGATAGCCTGATGGAGTAAGCCTCTAGGATTTGGCTAGAGGGTGGCTGCCCCCTATAGCTCCATAGCTTATGTGGGAAGGAGGGCTGAAAGACCAGGGCTGAAAGAGGCAGCGAAGAGTCGTGGGGAGTTGCACGGGGACCTACGGCTCACCTGCGTGCTTCATCAGCCGAGCGTAGACTCCCACGGCAACCATCACCATGGAAATCACCTGTGGAGACAGGGAAGGCGCCACACTCTGAGATTTTGGAAATCAGGGAGCCCTGATAGCCGTCAGTAACCTTAAAGCAGAGTAGGAGGAGGACGACTCTTCCTGGACCCAGAAATCAGCATCTTTTTCCTCCCTGGTGATACTATTGATAGAATCTGTCAGTGCTTTACCTCCATGAAAAGCTTATACcaagattatctcatttaatcctcacaacccagTTATCTTGTGAGGcggctattatccccattttacagatgaggaaattaaggcaatGCAAGGTTAAAACAGAATAGCAGTGAAAAACATGAGCTTCGGAGTGAGTTGAACCTGGGTCTGTGCTGGacaactctctgagcctcagtttctctatctgaAGATGGTAATTTAAAACAACTACATTTAATAAGATTactgtgaaaatgaaataaaagaatgcaTGGAAAGCATTTAACACGATGCCTgataataaatattatctatCATTACTAAGGAttaacttgtccagggtcacat is a window from the Orcinus orca chromosome 9, mOrcOrc1.1, whole genome shotgun sequence genome containing:
- the TSPAN33 gene encoding tetraspanin-33 isoform X5 — translated: MVMVAVGVYARLMKHAEAALACLAVDPAILLIVVGILMFLLTFCGCIGSLRENICLLQTFSLCLTIVFLLQLAAGVLGFVFSDKARGKVSEIINNAIVHYRDDLDLQNLIDFGQKKFGCCGGISYKDWSLNMYFNCSEDNPSRERCSVPYSCCLPTPNQAVINTMCGQGMQALDYLEASKVIYTNGCIDRLVNWIHSNLFVLGGVALGLAIPQLVGILLSMILVSQIKDQIKLQLYNQQHRADPWY
- the TSPAN33 gene encoding tetraspanin-33 isoform X4; translated protein: MRCRDIRLTAESSVISMVMVAVGVYARLMKHAAALACLAVDPAILLIVVGILMFLLTFCGCIGSLRENICLLQTFSLCLTIVFLLQLAAGVLGFVFSDKARGKVSEIINNAIVHYRDDLDLQNLIDFGQKKFGCCGGISYKDWSLNMYFNCSEDNPSRERCSVPYSCCLPTPNQAVINTMCGQGMQALDYLEASKVIYTNGCIDRLVNWIHSNLFVLGGVALGLAIPQLVGILLSMILVSQIKDQIKLQLYNQQHRADPWY
- the TSPAN33 gene encoding tetraspanin-33 isoform X2, whose product is MARRPGAPAAYGEDFSFVSPLVKYLLFFFNMLFWVISMVMVAVGVYARLMKHAAALACLAVDPAILLIVVGILMFLLTFCGCIGSLRENICLLQTFSLCLTIVFLLQLAAGVLGFVFSDKARGKVSEIINNAIVHYRDDLDLQNLIDFGQKKFGCCGGISYKDWSLNMYFNCSEDNPSRERCSVPYSCCLPTPNQAVINTMCGQGMQALDYLEASKVIYTNGCIDRLVNWIHSNLFVLGGVALGLAIPQLVGILLSMILVSQIKDQIKLQLYNQQHRADPWY
- the TSPAN33 gene encoding tetraspanin-33 isoform X3, which codes for MRCRDIRLTAESSVISMVMVAVGVYARLMKHAEAALACLAVDPAILLIVVGILMFLLTFCGCIGSLRENICLLQTFSLCLTIVFLLQLAAGVLGFVFSDKARGKVSEIINNAIVHYRDDLDLQNLIDFGQKKFGCCGGISYKDWSLNMYFNCSEDNPSRERCSVPYSCCLPTPNQAVINTMCGQGMQALDYLEASKVIYTNGCIDRLVNWIHSNLFVLGGVALGLAIPQLVGILLSMILVSQIKDQIKLQLYNQQHRADPWY
- the TSPAN33 gene encoding tetraspanin-33 isoform X1, with translation MARRPGAPAAYGEDFSFVSPLVKYLLFFFNMLFWVISMVMVAVGVYARLMKHAEAALACLAVDPAILLIVVGILMFLLTFCGCIGSLRENICLLQTFSLCLTIVFLLQLAAGVLGFVFSDKARGKVSEIINNAIVHYRDDLDLQNLIDFGQKKFGCCGGISYKDWSLNMYFNCSEDNPSRERCSVPYSCCLPTPNQAVINTMCGQGMQALDYLEASKVIYTNGCIDRLVNWIHSNLFVLGGVALGLAIPQLVGILLSMILVSQIKDQIKLQLYNQQHRADPWY